The proteins below are encoded in one region of Levilactobacillus namurensis:
- a CDS encoding YfbR-like 5'-deoxynucleotidase yields MGMNQFLQSLSDLETINRAPGYFKFEQHSVAAHSFKVAEEAQFLGDVEEQAGNAVNWRLLYEKALNHDYTERFIGDIKTPVKYATPELRHMLADVEDSLTANFIHNEIPKQFQAAYTRRLGEGKDATLEGQILSVADKVDLLYESFGEIQKGNPEPVYTEIYRESLTTILKFQNMACVQYFLKEVLPELLSADFSDRQKLQSMTHDLLQHAEEK; encoded by the coding sequence TTGGGCATGAATCAGTTTTTGCAGAGTTTAAGTGATCTGGAGACGATTAATCGGGCACCGGGCTATTTCAAGTTTGAGCAGCACTCCGTAGCGGCCCATTCATTCAAGGTGGCCGAAGAGGCACAGTTCTTAGGCGACGTCGAAGAACAGGCCGGCAACGCGGTCAATTGGCGCTTACTGTACGAGAAGGCCTTGAACCACGACTACACGGAACGGTTTATCGGGGATATCAAGACGCCGGTAAAGTACGCGACACCGGAATTGCGGCATATGTTGGCCGACGTAGAGGATTCTCTGACCGCTAACTTTATCCACAATGAAATTCCGAAACAGTTCCAAGCGGCCTATACCCGGCGGCTAGGTGAGGGGAAGGATGCCACACTGGAAGGCCAGATCCTTTCCGTTGCTGACAAGGTGGACCTGTTATACGAATCCTTCGGTGAGATTCAAAAGGGCAATCCGGAACCGGTCTATACGGAGATCTACCGGGAGAGTCTGACTACCATTTTGAAGTTCCAGAACATGGCCTGTGTCCAGTACTTCTTGAAGGAGGTCTTACCGGAACTGTTGTCGGCGGACTTCAGCGACCGCCAGAAGCTCCAATC